The nucleotide sequence TGTGATGATGCAATATTATGAAGTGTGTGAGCGCGAACTCTGGTTCGAGAGCCGCAACATCGAGATCGATCGAGAGAACCCGAACGTCGTCCGTGGCACGCACGTCGACGAGACGGCCTACGACGAGCAGCGGCGGAACCTAAGTATCGACGGTCGGATCGCGCCCGATCTGCTTGATGACGGTCGTGTCGTCGAGGTGAAGCCGTCCTCGACGCTGGTCGAGCCGGCACGCCTCCAGTTGCTGTACTACCTCTGGTATCTCGATCGGGTCGTCGGCGTCGAGAAAGAGGGTGTCCTGGCTCATCCGACCGAACGAAAGCGCGAATCGGTCGAGCTGACAGACGAAACTGAACAGCAAGTCGAGGACGCGATTCGCGGGATTTACGACGTGATTCGAAGCGAGACGCCACCGCCCGCGACGGAAAAGCCGTTCTGTGAGTCGTGTGCGTACTACGACTTTTGCTGGAGCTGTTGATCCATGAACGACAACTACCACATCTTCTCGGACGGACGGGTCGAACGCCACAACGACACGGTACGACTCGTCACCGAGGACGACGAGAAGAAGTACCTCCCGATCGAGAACGCCGAGGCGCTGTACCTCCACGGGCAGATCGACTTCAATACGCGGGTGATCTCGTTTCTCGACGACCACGGCGTCGCGATGCACGTTTTCGGCTGGAACGACTACTATTCGGGCTCGATCATGCCCGAGCGTGGCCAGACATCGGGTCAAACGGTCGTCGAACAGGTCCGGGCCTACGACGACGAAGCCCATCGTGGCAACATCGCCCGTGAGATCGTGGCGGGAAGCATCCACAACATGCGGGCGAACGTCACCTATTACGACAACCGGGACTACGACCTCGGCGCGACACTCGAGTCACTCGATCGTCGACGTGACGAGATCAAGTCCGTGGCGTCAGTCGAGGAAGCAATGGGCGTCGAAGCGAGTGCGCGACGTGCCTACTACGCGATATTCGATCAGATTCTGCCCGACGGCTTCGTCTTCGGGGGTCGAAAGTACAATCCGCCAAACAACAAGGTGAACAGCCTGATCTCGTTCGGCAACAGCCTGGTCTACGCGAATATCGTCTCGGCAATCCGGGCCACGGCACTCGATCCGACGATCAGCTATCTCCACGAGCCTGGCGAGCGACGGTACTCACTGGCACTGGATCTCGCTGATCTCTTCAAGCCCGTCCTGACGGATCGCGTCGTTTTCCGACTCGTGAATCGAGGGCAGTTGTCCGACGATGATTTCGATTCGGAGATGAACGCGTGTCTGCTCACCGAGAGTGGCCGGGAGACGTTTTCGAAGGAGTTCGAGCAGACACTTGACCGGACTATCGACCATCCCAGACTTAATCGGAAGGTAAGCTACCAGTACCTCCTTCGGGTCGAGGCGTACAAACTCAAGAAACACCTGCTGACTGGCGAGGCCTACGAGTCCTTCGAGCGGTGGTGGTAACGTGGTGTACGTCGTCGCCGTCTACGACGTCGAAGCGGACCGAACCTACCTCTTTCTGAACTTCTTGCGTCGGTATCTCACACACGTACAGAACTCGGTGTTTGAGGGTGAAATCACAGAGGGCGATCTCGAAGAGGTCAAGGGAAAGCTTGATTCGATGCTGGAGCCCGGCGAGTCGGTGATCGTCTACCGGATGAGTTCCGAACAGTATGTCTCGCGTACTGTCTACGGCGAGGATCCGACCGAGGACAGCCAATTTCTATAGTGTCGTCATCGACCTCCCGGGTCTCGTGGGCTATTGACGGTCGACGAAAACACTAACTTCCAGGCAAGGGTATCACGCGCTATATGGCCGGTTTCGGCCATGGTTTCAGACGGACCCTCGTGGGGTTGAAGCCCGCGGTATATCGACAAGCCGAAAGCGGCCACCGACGTTTCAGACGGACCCTCGTGGGGTTGAAGCGCGTCGAGGAGTTGGGTCACGTTGTCCTGTGTATAGGTTTCAGACGGACCCTCGTGGGGTTGAAGCGTATTAGTCGGATCGCGTATGATAACCAGCGTCTCGTTTCAGACGGACCCTCGTGGGGTTGAAGCTCGCGGGTCACTGGCCGTCACCTCCGTCAAACTCGGTTTCAGACGGACCCTCGTGGGGTTGAAGCATCTCCTGAGGTCCGTCGTTGGCCTGCCAGGAGTCGGTTTCAGACGGACCCTCGTGGGGTTGAAGCTCTTGCAGGATGTCGATCACCTCGTCCGTCGACGTGTTTCAGACGGACCCTCGTGGGGTTGAAGCGGCCGGCGGTGGGGGGTTAGAGAAAAGGGGTCTAAAGTTTCAGACGGACCCTCGTGGGGTTGAAGCTCCCCGAGAGGTGGACGGCCGTGAGCGGCCCAGAACGTTTCAGACGGACCCTCGTGGGGTTGAAGCTCACCCGGCGCAGGGCACTGAAAGCGGGCGCTGGCGGTTTCAGACGGACCCTCGTGGGGTTGAAGCGGTGGCCTGCTCGCCGTGGCGATCGGCGCGCTCCCCGTTTCAGACGGACCCTCGTGGGGTTGAAGCACGATCCGGCCACCGTCGCTGAATCCCTTTATCTCGGTTTCAGACGGACCCTCGTGGGGTTGAAGCTACGGCCACAATACTGAATTATGATATTATCACATGTTTCAGACGGACCCTCGTGGGGTTGAAGCGGACGATGGTGAACGACATGGTTTCGATAGCGAAGCGTTTCAGACGGACCCTCGTGGGGTTGAAGCACCGCCTGACGGTCGCTCACCACCGGTAAGCTCCCGGTTTCAGACGGACCCTCGTGGGGTTGAAGCACGTCGGACCCGACGACTGACGCTGACGGCCAGCCGCGTTTCAGACGGACCCTCGTGGGGTTGAAGCCGAATCTCGGTCTGATTGCTGTCCCTGCTGCTGCAGTTTCAGACGGACCCTCGTGGGGTTGAAGCCAGACACCGGTATTTGTCAACCGTTTAACTTCAGGATGTTTCAGACGGACCCTCGTGGGGTTGAAGCTGGCGGACTTGATAAGACCCAGCCATCGCGTCAACGCGTTTCAGACGGACCCTCGTGGGGTTGAAGCTTGAAGGGTCCTGGTATCGCGTCGATCGCCTGAACGGGTTTCAGACGGACCCTCGTGGGGTTGAAGCGCTTTGTGAGACGGCATCAATCGCTCCCGCGCCTCGGTTTCAGACGGACCCTCGTGGGGTTGAAGCCGACGTAACTGGCATGCCCGACACTTTCGGTGGGGTGGTTTCAGACGGACCCTCGTGGGGTTGAAGCACATGACGGCAACAAGATGGTGGGTGAAGGCATTTGGTTTCAGACGGACCCTCGTGGGGTTGAAGCGACACCTACCAACCACTGGATGAACAGTTTGGCTTTGGTTTCAGACGGACCCTCGTGGGGTTGAAGCAAACATCATCCAGCGAACTTCTAACTCACTTTCCTGAAGTTTCAGACGGACCCTCGTGGGGTTGAAGCGTCTTACCAGTCTTCGGATCGCCAGCGACGGTCAGTTTCAGACGGACCCTCGTGGGGTTGAAGCTCTACAAATTGCCCCTGCATCGTCTGTAGATCGTCAGTTTCAGACGGACCCTCGTGGGGTTGAAGCATCCGGAAAAAAGAGGGTCGACACGGCCGACACGCGTTTCAGACGGACCCTCGTGGGGTTGAAGCATGGAAGGCGGGGAAATCGCCCGGCGATCGACCAGTTTCAGACGGATCCTCGGGGGTTGAAGCGTCCTTGATCTCGCCGTGGGCTTCGGCGAGCGATCTTTGGTATATACTTACGTTTAGCGAGGCTCCCACCCGAACTCTGTCTCTGGCATGGTGTCCTCCTATGAAAAGACGCCCTCGGCTGCCGCGTCAGGCCCGCGTCGCAGTGATCGTGAGAGATACCGTCACTTCGCCGTCAGGGCTCGTGCCGTAGACGCCAGTGTTGTCGAACACCAGATCATACTCTCCTGCCCCGACTGACGTAGTTAGCTGTCCACTCTCCGCAGCCGTCCGTTGAGCGCGGTGTTGGACATCTGAGTTTCTGTCCCGGTAACGATCGTACTCGTCGTCATCAAGGAGGATGACGTCGATCGGGCCGCCGTCAGTCACCTCGAACTCAACACTGTACTCGACAGCCACATCCGGCTCGAGGATGCGTGTCGCGTACCGACCGGAAGGGATCGTGACCGTTCCCTCGAGCGTCTCCGACGTCAGCCCGGAACTCCGCTCGACATCCCAGCCCTCGCCGTAGACTCGGTGCGTGGTCTGGCCGAGCGAGTCCAGCGCGACGATCGCGCCACCGCCCAGGAGCACCGCGCCACCGCCCAGGAGTAACCGCCGGCGCGTTACCAGCGTCGGGCCGTCGCCCGCCCCGCCGGCCCCGAGGGCCTCGTCCGCCGGTGGCTCTTCGGGCGCACGCCCCGTCTCGCCGAGGAGATCAGATCCACACTCACTGCAGTACCGGCCAGAGCCGGGCGCTTCGGCCCCACACACCGGGCAATATGTTGGCGTCTCAAACTCTACCATGTGTGGATCTGTGTATGGGTATCAAATATATTTCGGGGCATGGTCACTTCCACTGGGCTGTTTGGACAGTCAGCGCGAGCTGGACATCTCGCCACGGCCACCAGTTTCAGACGGACCCTCGTGGGGTTGAAGCTCGATCCGGGACCGGTCGCTCCCGAAAACCATCAGGTGTTTCAGACGCACTCTCGTGGGGCGACTGCCTCCAAAACCAGCACTGTGACGGAATCGCGTTTCCGATCACTCGGCAATGTCACTCCAAGTATAACCGAACCCTATACGTTTTCGATCCGCCCGTCTCGCGATCGCCAGTCTCCACGATCGAGGAGTCGTTCGAGCATCGGCCGAAGATCGTCGGCGGCGACGCCGAAGTATTTCTCGCGGCCGACAGGCGTCCGGAACTGGACGATACAGGTGTGATCGGTGGCTTTGAAGACCGTCAGCATACTGCCGGTCGTTCGGTTTCCGGCGGCGAACAATCGTGATGTCCCCCCGCTCGTCACACGTGACCCGAGTTCCCAGCTCAGTGATTCGATCGCCGCCCGGTCGATCGGCAGAATGTCGGCGAGGTGTTTCCCGTCCCCCGAATCGGATCCACCCTGCCGCGCCTCACGGGATGACATACCACTGCATACGCGATGGGTTACTAAAAATGACGCCATTCGAGCGCTCTCTTGTGGCGTGGTAACCCGTGTGTGAACCAACAAGCCTATATACTGGTGTGGTATACCATGTCATGTATGGCGACCGCACCGAGCACCGACGACGTCATCGATCAGTTCCTTGCCCAGCGCGGGCACGAAACGGACGCGGTCGGATGGGACGAGAGTTATAATAAAAAGCAGTGTCCCGAGTGTGGTGGATTACACGAGGCGACAGCCACGGAATGCTCGGTCTGTGAGTGGACGCCGGCGCGGTCGAGCTAGGATCGCGTTCGAGCTTGGTGGTCCCCCGGCTCCGGTTCGGACATCTCCCAAGATTTTTCAGCACCGCCAGAATACCTATCGTCAGTGGACGAAAAACGCCCCATTGAAGAGGTGCTGGATACGATCGGGGATCAGCACGCGCGCCACGTGCTCGCGGCCGTCAGCCAGGCACCCAAGTCGGCCAAGGAACTTAGCGAGGAGCTCGAGCTGTCACTGCCGACGGTCTATCGTCGCCTCGAAATCCTCGAGGAGCACGATCTGGTCAGCGACCAGACGAGCGTCGCCGAGGACGGCAACCACTACAAGGTCTATGAGTCGAACTTCGAGAGTACCGTCATCAGGCTCGAAGACGACGAGTATCAGGTTCGGATTTACCGATCGGAGAACTTGCCCGACCGGTTCGGCCAGCTCTGGGACGACCTCAACCTCGAGTGAGACCGTGTCGCTTACCGCAACTCTTTGAGTAGCTTAATATAGGGAGCTTGTCAAACTGGAGACGATCGTACTATGGTCGACACCGTGGTGCAGTATGGACAGGGGGCCCTGGTGTTGTTACGACTCGTGCTCTTCGGGCTGACGCTCGGGATCACGCTCATTAGCTTTCAGGCGTACCAGAAACGACGGAGCGAGCGACTCCAGTATGCGTTTATCGGGTTCGCTTTCATCAGCATGGGAGTCGCCGTCAGCAACATCGTCTCGCAGATGTTCACGTCCCAACCGGCTCCGCGAGTGCGGCTATTTTTCGATATGACCCAGACAGTGCCGTTTATCATCGGCTTTGCCATGCTGTACGTCTCGTTGTACCGGTAGCGAATTGGGGTACTTTCGCGGTCAGGGAAAAGTCACGTCGCTTATGAGGGGGCGGCCCTAGTTACTGTGCAATGACTGAATCGACGTCCCAGGTGACCCGTCTGTTCGGCGGGCCTGGCAGCGGGAAGACGACGGCGTTGCTCGACCGGGTCGAGGACCTCCTCGAAGACGACGACGTAGACGTTCGGGACGTCCTCGTCGTCTCGTATACGCGGGCAGCTGCCGCGGAGGTTCGCGAGCGGCTCGCCGAGCGCCTCGATGTCTCGCCGCGCTCACTCAAGGGCAACGTGTGTACGATGCACGCAAAGGCCTACGAGTTGTTGAACCTCTCGCGTGGCGACGTCGTTGGCGAGTCCGACAAACAGGAGTTCGCCGAGGAGTACGGCATCGAGTACGAGGATCAGTACGAAGGTGGCCGACGGCGAACGGCCCGATCGACGACGATCGGCAACAAGATCATCGCCACGAGCCAGTGGCTCCAGCGCACTCGCCGGGACGTCGCCGACTGGTACGATGTCCCCTTCAAGTGGAACGACGAGAAGGTCCGACTGCCGCCGGAGATCGACGAGAACGCTCAGACGGGCAACAAGTACACCCCGACGTGGCCCAGCGACGACGACCGGATCGACGTCCCGGAAGTCATCCGCGCCTGGCGGTCGTACAAGGGTGAACACGGGCTGGTCGGGTTCGCCGACATGCTCGAACGCGTCAAGCAGCGCTCGTTGCTCCCCAGCGTCGATTACCTCGCCATCGACGAGTTCCAGGACATCACGACGCTGCAATACGACGTCTACGAGGAGTGGAAAGCCCACGTCGACCACGCGCTGATCGCGGGCGACGACGATCAGGTCGTCTACGCCTGGCAGGGAGCCGACCCCAACCTCTTGCTCGAAGAGGAGGGCGAGGACGTCATCCTCGACACCTCACATCGACTTCCCTCGGAAATCCTCGAAGTCGTCCAGCGCGAGGTCACCCACATCGACCAGCGCCAGGAGAAGAACCTCTCGCCGCGCAAACAGGGGGGCAACGTCGAGGCCGTCCGGAACCCGTCGATGCTCGATCTCGTCCGGAACGTCCGGGGGACCGTCGAGGAGGACGACGGCACCGTCATGGTGTTGTTCCGGGCGCGCTACCAGATGTTCCAATTTGTCGATGAGTTTATCGACGAGGGCATCCCCTTCCGGACGATGACCGACCAGCGGATGTGGACCGACCGCCTTACGGACTACGTCAACGGGATCGAGGCCCTCGCGGCCGACGAACCCCTGACGGCTCTGGAGGGGCGACGGCTCGCGGACATGCTCGAAGACACGGCGTTCGGCACCGGCGAACGCGACGATCTCTTCGACGATCTCGAAGATCGCCAGGAGGCCGCCGAGACGGACGACCTCACCGAGATCGAGGTCGAGCCGGATCTCATCCGCGATCACGCGCCGTTCCTGCCGGAACCGCCGGCTGCCGCCGACATGGTTCGGAAAGTCACCAGCTTCCAGGAACAGACGATCGACGCGTACTTCGCCGGCGACTACGAGGGCATGGACCCCGGGCGGGTTCGCCTCGGCACGATCCACAGCGCGAAGGGTCGGGAGGCCGATCACGTCTTCGTCGCGACGGATCTCACCGAGAAGGTCGTCGAGCAGATGGCCGCGACCGTCGAGCGCAACGAGATCGACGTGCCCGCTGTCGATGAGTTCACCAAACACACCGATCCGGTTCCGACGCTGACCGATAACGAGCGCCGGGTCTTCTACGTCGGGCTCTCCCGTGCCCGCGAGCGACTCGTCATCCTCGAAAACCTCGTCAGCGGCGCGCCGACGCTGCCGATCGACGTCCTGTTGAACAACGAACCCAGCGAGGACCCAGAGGCGGCTCTCGCGTCGATTCTCGGCGAGGAAGCGGCTGCCGTCCACTGATCGGCTGTTCCGTTCCCCGACCGCTTTCACTCGTCGATCAACTGTCCATCGAGATAATTCCGGGCGTTGTCCCGCGTCGACTGTGAGACTTTTACGAACGTGACGACGCGCTCGCCGCTCTCGTCTCGGTCCTGCTGGATTTCGAGCTCGATGCCCATATCCCGCAAGTGCGAGAGGAGTGCCTCGATCACGGCAGGGTCGTCCCGGACGGTGTGTTCCTCCCCCACAGTCTCGCCGCGCTCGACCGCTCTGACGGTTTCGACCGCGGGCAAGAGGATCGACTCCCCGAGTTCCTGGGCTCGCTGGCGGGGCTCGCCCTTCGTTCGATCCAGCTCGATGGCCTGGAACACCTCCCGGAGAACCCGCGGAAAGACGAAGTCCCGCCCGTAGTCGAAGGGGAGCGAGAACGCGTGTTCCAAATCGGCTCGATGCGTCGCCGATGTCGTGTATTTCAGCTGCCGGGTACCGTCCATCGATTGCAGCACGACCCCTTCTTTGCCTGCCCGGTCCAGGTCGTCGATCACCTCCCGGACGGCCTCAGCCGCCTTCGCCGGATCGCACTCGCCGAACTCGGGAACCGTCGCCAGGCCGTGGCGCGCACAGAGGTCCCGCCGGTGATCGACCGCCAATGGCCGGCCCGTCTCTCGGTCACGGACGTCGAACACTTCGAAGGCAGCCGACTCGACTGTGGGATACTCGTGTGGCGTGTAGGGGTTCTCCGGGCCGATCAACTCCCCACAGAGCATGCGCTCGGGATTGGCGTCGAAAACGGAGTCGGGGTTGAGTAGCTCCCTGACTTTGCTGGTGGTGTAC is from Halorhabdus sp. BNX81 and encodes:
- the cas1b gene encoding type I-B CRISPR-associated endonuclease Cas1b, producing MNDNYHIFSDGRVERHNDTVRLVTEDDEKKYLPIENAEALYLHGQIDFNTRVISFLDDHGVAMHVFGWNDYYSGSIMPERGQTSGQTVVEQVRAYDDEAHRGNIAREIVAGSIHNMRANVTYYDNRDYDLGATLESLDRRRDEIKSVASVEEAMGVEASARRAYYAIFDQILPDGFVFGGRKYNPPNNKVNSLISFGNSLVYANIVSAIRATALDPTISYLHEPGERRYSLALDLADLFKPVLTDRVVFRLVNRGQLSDDDFDSEMNACLLTESGRETFSKEFEQTLDRTIDHPRLNRKVSYQYLLRVEAYKLKKHLLTGEAYESFERWW
- a CDS encoding ATP-dependent helicase, which encodes MTESTSQVTRLFGGPGSGKTTALLDRVEDLLEDDDVDVRDVLVVSYTRAAAAEVRERLAERLDVSPRSLKGNVCTMHAKAYELLNLSRGDVVGESDKQEFAEEYGIEYEDQYEGGRRRTARSTTIGNKIIATSQWLQRTRRDVADWYDVPFKWNDEKVRLPPEIDENAQTGNKYTPTWPSDDDRIDVPEVIRAWRSYKGEHGLVGFADMLERVKQRSLLPSVDYLAIDEFQDITTLQYDVYEEWKAHVDHALIAGDDDQVVYAWQGADPNLLLEEEGEDVILDTSHRLPSEILEVVQREVTHIDQRQEKNLSPRKQGGNVEAVRNPSMLDLVRNVRGTVEEDDGTVMVLFRARYQMFQFVDEFIDEGIPFRTMTDQRMWTDRLTDYVNGIEALAADEPLTALEGRRLADMLEDTAFGTGERDDLFDDLEDRQEAAETDDLTEIEVEPDLIRDHAPFLPEPPAAADMVRKVTSFQEQTIDAYFAGDYEGMDPGRVRLGTIHSAKGREADHVFVATDLTEKVVEQMAATVERNEIDVPAVDEFTKHTDPVPTLTDNERRVFYVGLSRARERLVILENLVSGAPTLPIDVLLNNEPSEDPEAALASILGEEAAAVH
- a CDS encoding helix-turn-helix domain-containing protein; protein product: MDEKRPIEEVLDTIGDQHARHVLAAVSQAPKSAKELSEELELSLPTVYRRLEILEEHDLVSDQTSVAEDGNHYKVYESNFESTVIRLEDDEYQVRIYRSENLPDRFGQLWDDLNLE
- a CDS encoding HVO_0416 family zinc finger protein — protein: MATAPSTDDVIDQFLAQRGHETDAVGWDESYNKKQCPECGGLHEATATECSVCEWTPARSS
- a CDS encoding RNA ligase; amino-acid sequence: MDEDRDWAAVLGIPDEEVERVLAAFETDMYEGRRYRHLSAARHGIERGTAIVDGTVVRGFPSIPRTLVLDPGIAEHFDGRVTIEEKRNGYNVRVARIDGDVLGFTRSGYICPYTTSKVRELLNPDSVFDANPERMLCGELIGPENPYTPHEYPTVESAAFEVFDVRDRETGRPLAVDHRRDLCARHGLATVPEFGECDPAKAAEAVREVIDDLDRAGKEGVVLQSMDGTRQLKYTTSATHRADLEHAFSLPFDYGRDFVFPRVLREVFQAIELDRTKGEPRQRAQELGESILLPAVETVRAVERGETVGEEHTVRDDPAVIEALLSHLRDMGIELEIQQDRDESGERVVTFVKVSQSTRDNARNYLDGQLIDE
- a CDS encoding zinc ribbon domain-containing protein; this encodes MVEFETPTYCPVCGAEAPGSGRYCSECGSDLLGETGRAPEEPPADEALGAGGAGDGPTLVTRRRLLLGGGAVLLGGGAIVALDSLGQTTHRVYGEGWDVERSSGLTSETLEGTVTIPSGRYATRILEPDVAVEYSVEFEVTDGGPIDVILLDDDEYDRYRDRNSDVQHRAQRTAAESGQLTTSVGAGEYDLVFDNTGVYGTSPDGEVTVSLTITATRA
- the cas2 gene encoding CRISPR-associated endonuclease Cas2; protein product: MVYVVAVYDVEADRTYLFLNFLRRYLTHVQNSVFEGEITEGDLEEVKGKLDSMLEPGESVIVYRMSSEQYVSRTVYGEDPTEDSQFL
- the cas4 gene encoding CRISPR-associated protein Cas4, with translation MSGHTDERTGETDPVDLLLESARDEAVESSFHVTGVMMQYYEVCERELWFESRNIEIDRENPNVVRGTHVDETAYDEQRRNLSIDGRIAPDLLDDGRVVEVKPSSTLVEPARLQLLYYLWYLDRVVGVEKEGVLAHPTERKRESVELTDETEQQVEDAIRGIYDVIRSETPPPATEKPFCESCAYYDFCWSC